The Ipomoea triloba cultivar NCNSP0323 chromosome 4, ASM357664v1 DNA segment aaataaaaggtTCAAAATATGGTCAACATGGACCTATTAAATAGAATGGCAGTAATCCAACAATAAACCTCAAGCCAGTTTGCCCATTTACCCAGTACACAGCCCGAGTAGTGCTGTGGGTTTCCCTCTAACTGCCCTTTTCAGTTCTTGGCTTTAGACTCATTCATTATAGATTAAACAGTTGACCTGGCCAACTTCGTTTTCTCCCATCGGGACCAACTGCTGTAACCTCCACGGAGATGTCAATTTTCCGATGCTGAATGCCACGCGCAATGCTTATGCGTGACTGCATTCGCACAGCAGGGCAGGCATCGGTACCTACTGCTTCTGACTTGTCGCAGCCTGATGACCTTCCTGAAGACATTGCAACTGGTTCTCGGAAGGTCAGTATGGTCTGTGACCAGTGGGTTTTCGGCTGGTATGGGGATGTTGACAAATTAGTTGGCATTTCCTTACAGAACCTTCCAGAAAATCCAGTCTCAAACCACAAGACTAGTCCATAGCACCAAGTAGTCTTAGGCTTGGACTCTGGGGTGCTGTCAAGGGAACCTCCATTCTTTGGCTCCAATTCAACTATAGCTGTGAAATCCATCTCCTCGGTCTTCATAGTAACCAGATCAAATGCCTGGGAGAGACATGCTAAAGTTATAATGCTATGCATCAAAAAAGTATACTAGAAGGAAAGGATATGAAACCTCCTTCAAGCAAAAAGTCAATAGACCACGCCAAAAGACAAACCTGAAGGACTGCCGTACTGGTGACTACATCAGAACTATCAACAATATCAACAATAGGAAAACGAGAAGCCTCTTCAGCTAGCTCCTTGCCAATACAAGACATGTTAAATCCATACACATTATCCCAGAATGTAATGCCGGTACCACCTCTTCCAAATCCTGCAACAAACTGTTCAAGAATTATGGTAACAGGCAGGGAAAAAAGTAGTTACCTCTAAACAGAATAGAATATGAGCACTAGAGACTCACCATTGTAGCTGTATCTGGTAGAATTGCACCACCAGGTTTCAACCATTTATCCCGTGCCAAAAGCACAGAGCTTAGCATTGACTCGTAAAGAAGGCAATAGCCCATCCATTCGCTTATCAACACATCAACACTGTTCGGCTGAATATTTCTGGTACCATCAAGCTCTTCAACCATCCCTTGAACGACTTCAATTACCCCAGTGAGACTATTATTCCACAAAAGGCCATTTTCTTTAGCAATCTGCACAAATTCAAATCCCATAAAAAGCAGTTATAGCATGATTTGAATGAAACTGGTGCAGTGGCAATAAAAGCAAATGAAAACACACAAGGGAAAGACTGAGAGGCAGAGAACAAACAAGTCCAACCTGTGTTGCAACTCCAGCCATCTTTTCGCTAGCTTCAACTGCCATTACCCTTGATGCTCCAGCTTGTGCTGCAAAGAGACTAGCAAAAGCCAGAAATCAAAACCCATTTTTATCCCTAGAGTAGAGAGccaatatgtatgtataataacAGTATTGAAAGttaattaggaaaaataaataaataaaaaataataataataataaagcgaATAGGAAACGCCTATTCACCTCAGTATGCCAGTTCCACAACCTACATCCATAACAGTGCTACCCCTAAAAAGAGAAGGATTTTCCACAATTGCTCTCCGATAAGCATCTGTTCTTTCCtgcaaaaaaatacaaataaaataaaataaaaccacaTTCACAAACCAAACTATGGATAGAGTTAAATTCTTTTTAGCATTTCCTTCTACCAAAAGTtgcataaaatgaaatttatttttctacaaAATTTACCTTGTCACTGATCATCTCCCTGTGGATGCCAAAGGAACTATATGAACCAAAATAATTCTTATTTACGTTCTTTATTTTCTGTTTTGCAAtatctgaaaaataattagTCTGCTCCTCATCCTCTGCCTTTCTATGAAGTGCAAGATTACAGTCATTAGCATCAACAGCTTTTACTTTAGAATTGCCCAAAGAATTTCCATTACTGCAACTTCCACCAGCGGTAGATGCAACCACCTTCTTTCCTCCATTCTCACAACAGGCTCTGAGCCCAGATTCATCCTCTTCCAATGCCGGTTCATAATCATCAATTTTAATACGTTCAAAACTACTAAGTTCCCTTGCCAGCTCATTGTTATCAACTGACATAGTATCATCTTCACCTTCATCGTCTTCAACAAAACTGTACAAGAGTGCATCCTCCTGCAAGAAAGGCTTCAAATACTTGTCCTCCTCCCATGGCAGGGCATTATTTTCATATTGGATCATTTCATGTAAATGGTTCTGCAAATCTTGCTTTGACTTACATGTGATCCGACAACTCCAACATCTATTTTCAGCAACCTATCAAAGAGAAAGCATAGTAGCCATCCATTAATTACTCATCCAATACATGCAAAGCCACAAGAACCAAAGCCTAGGTTTGTaatagttgaccggctcaaacaaTAACGCCAAAAGGCCACCAAAAAGtgaattgaacttgtaaccttgtggttaccaaatcgTCACCAAAAATCAATGCATATAGATTTTGAACTTCATAAAATTAAAGTGAAACGAATGTAAGAGATAAGTAAGGATTATATATTAGAGGgaaattgtatatttgtatccaTTATACGCACCTCAGACCTAATGTAGTTGATGAGCTTGAAGCAGCCGTAGAAATCCAAATGAAGATCATTCTTGATTTTCTCGAAATCGAAGTGATGAGAGGAAGCGCAGTGCTGAAACAGAGCTGGGCCGGAGCTTTGCCGAGAATCGCAGAACAAGCAAGCCAATTCTGAGTTCACTATGTTGTCTTCTTCGTCGGCTTCCCAATCGTCCCAGTTCTGGTCTTCTTCGTCCACAACATCTATTCCATTTTCCATCTCCATATCTGAGCTCTGCGAAGCATTCTCGTGGTCGAGTGTTGCCATTTGGAGTTGGGAAACAGAGTAAGCTACCAGACTGAGCGCCTGCGGCTAAAACCTTAAACCCTACCATATGTGTTAAGTTGTGGATCAAATTGCAGGTTAATTGCATTTCACACCCTATATTTAAGGATAGATGCAGTTTTTACCCCTCAACTATTTTCTTTAGCATACATTTTGTCCTTTATAATTTGCAATATTCGGATATTCCTCTTTGTTTTGCATACATTGTATAATTGGAAAATATTACTCATACTCCCAAATTTTATTCCatctcacaaaattttaattgttatatttCTATTGAGACCCATATGATGAATATAACTAATTATCAATTGTCACCTAAGAGAATAAAAGTGAGGGAttagaaatataaaatacatgtGCTCAAACTCGatataatttgaattagatCACCACTTATCACCCTATATATACCCTGCGTATGGCATTTATATTAGTGaggttttttctttcttcaaatttttAGGCAAATCATCATATGTGGATG contains these protein-coding regions:
- the LOC116014844 gene encoding probable protein arginine N-methyltransferase 3, yielding MATLDHENASQSSDMEMENGIDVVDEEDQNWDDWEADEEDNIVNSELACLFCDSRQSSGPALFQHCASSHHFDFEKIKNDLHLDFYGCFKLINYIRSEVAENRCWSCRITCKSKQDLQNHLHEMIQYENNALPWEEDKYLKPFLQEDALLYSFVEDDEGEDDTMSVDNNELARELSSFERIKIDDYEPALEEDESGLRACCENGGKKVVASTAGGSCSNGNSLGNSKVKAVDANDCNLALHRKAEDEEQTNYFSDIAKQKIKNVNKNYFGSYSSFGIHREMISDKERTDAYRRAIVENPSLFRGSTVMDVGCGTGILSLFAAQAGASRVMAVEASEKMAGVATQIAKENGLLWNNSLTGVIEVVQGMVEELDGTRNIQPNSVDVLISEWMGYCLLYESMLSSVLLARDKWLKPGGAILPDTATMFVAGFGRGGTGITFWDNVYGFNMSCIGKELAEEASRFPIVDIVDSSDVVTSTAVLQAFDLVTMKTEEMDFTAIVELEPKNGGSLDSTPESKPKTTWCYGLVLWFETGFSGRFCKEMPTNLSTSPYQPKTHWSQTILTFREPVAMSSGRSSGCDKSEAVGTDACPAVRMQSRISIARGIQHRKIDISVEVTAVGPDGRKRSWPGQLFNL